AGCATGTTGAATCATACAGAGACTAACGATCAAAATGCAACTAATCTTTCATCAGTCGTGCCTCGAAACCACCCTCAGGTCTTTTTACAAGTCTGTATGGCATGTACGTTCCAAGAAGTTTGTCCCATATGGGGAAGAATGGCTGAGAATAATTGAACTTTGTGCCTTGAAGCTGATGATGAATGTCATGGTAAGCAGTGTTATTTTGGAAAAACAAATGGAAGATATTACCAGGCAGCCAGAGTCCACAATGATCATCAACCGTTTTGACCACAGCAAAGCAGAAAAAGATTACAGCAGTACGTGCAGTCATTCCGGCAACAAGAAACGAAAGAGCACCACCAAAGGTATCCAGGAGGAGACCTTCAAGTGGATGGTTATAAAGTGCCCCAATCGCATAAGGCACAACTAACCGATGATGCTGGGAGTGAATATGGCGGTATAAAAACTTGTTCTGATGCATGTAGCGATGCACAAAGTACTGCCATGTGTCCATGACCAGCATTGCAATAATTATCTGCACAATCTGAACAGGAATTGAGGGCTGAACTACATTTCCTGATGCAGTTACCTTCGAAGTTATCTGCAATAGAAAATCAGAAACTTGAGTCAGTTATTGTCAAGAAATTGCCATGGCTAATCAATATCACAAGGAAACAAGATCAACAACCTTCATCCTACAAC
This region of Nicotiana tomentosiformis chromosome 4, ASM39032v3, whole genome shotgun sequence genomic DNA includes:
- the LOC104099634 gene encoding very-long-chain aldehyde decarbonylase GL1-9-like, with the translated sequence MVFWEGYVSDEVMGTFAPIVVYWLYAGFYQLLPPMDNYRLHTRKEEDEKNLVPLGAVVKGVLLQQLVQATVAQLLFLITSKVTASGNVVQPSIPVQIVQIIIAMLVMDTWQYFVHRYMHQNKFLYRHIHSQHHRLVVPYAIGALYNHPLEGLLLDTFGGALSFLVAGMTARTAVIFFCFAVVKTVDDHCGLWLPGNIFHLFFQNNTAYHDIHHQLQGTKFNYSQPFFPIWDKLLGTYMPYRLVKRPEGGFEARLMKD